The following coding sequences lie in one Zingiber officinale cultivar Zhangliang chromosome 2B, Zo_v1.1, whole genome shotgun sequence genomic window:
- the LOC122048222 gene encoding probable auxin efflux carrier component 8, which produces MPMQSPKPPRWKLELPPIIRNSIGIMSDGGLGMAMFSIGLFIASQTNIIACGTRLMLLSIGLRFIIGPALMAIPSYTIGIRHTLFNVAIVQASLPQGIVPFVFAREYGVHPDIMSTGIIVGMIIALPVALVYYFILGAN; this is translated from the exons ATGCCCATGCAGTCTCCCAAACCCCCACG GTGGAAACTAGAACTACCACCAATAATTAGGAATTCCATTGGAATAATGTCAGATGGTGGACTTGGCATGGCAATGTTCAGCATAG GTCTTTTTATCGCATCACAGACTAATATAATAGCATGTGGTACTCGGTTGATGCTCTTATCTATTGGATTAAGGTTTATCATAGGACCAGCTCTCATGGCAATTCCATCCTACACCATTGGAATACGACATACATTGTTTAATGTTGCAATAGTTCAG GCATCTCTTCCACAAGGAATCGTACCATTTGTTTTTGCTAGAGAGTATGGCGTGCATCCAGATATTATGAGTACTGG GATAATTGTCGGCATGATAATAGCATTGCCAGTGGCACTTGTCTACTACTTCATATTAGGCGCCAATTAA